The Synchiropus splendidus isolate RoL2022-P1 chromosome 11, RoL_Sspl_1.0, whole genome shotgun sequence genome contains a region encoding:
- the LOC128767332 gene encoding heterogeneous nuclear ribonucleoprotein H-like isoform X1, translated as MTDEGNVVRIRGLPWSCSVDEVQRFFSDCKILNNGSGIHFTYTREGRPSGEAFVELETEEDLKIAVKKDRETMGHRYVEVFKSNNVEMDWVMKHTGPNCPETAGDGLVRLRGLPFGCSKEEIVQFFSGLEIVPNGITLPVDIQGRSTGEAFVQFASQDIAEKALKKHKERIGHRYIEIFKSSRAEVRTHYEPQRKPMGMQRPGPYDRPSGGRGYNMMSRGGSYDRVRRGGYGGGPFDCDSFSGVSDGRYNDGGSSFQSTTGHCVHMRGLPYRATETDIYNFFSPLNPVRVHIEIGPDGRVTGEADVEFATHEDAVAAMSKDKANMQHRYVELFLNSTAGGSNGGYGGQMMGGMGNQSSYNSGQMNSGYSSGYNNQGNMGGYNDYSNQGGMGSSYYGGGGGGGSRSSMNGLGGGWGM; from the exons ATGACTGATGAGGGAAACGTTGTCAGAATCCGGGGCCTCCCATGGTCCTGTTCGGTGGATGAAGTGCAAAGGTTTTTTTCAG ATTGCAAAATACTCAACAACGGCAGTGGCATCCACTTCACGTACACGCGAGAGGGGCGGCCCAGCGGAGAGGCGTTTGTGGAactggagacagaagaagacctGAAAATCGCAGtgaagaaagacagagaaacCATGGGTCACAGATACGTGGAGG TGTTTAAATCGAACAACGTTGAGATGGACTGGGTCATGAAGCACACCGGTCCCAACTGTCCGGAGACGGCAGGAGACGGTCTGGTCAGACTAAGAGGCCTCCCCTTTGGCTGCAGCAAAGAGGAGATCGTCCAGTTTTTCTCAG GGTTGGAAATCGTGCCAAATGGGATAACATTGCCGGTGGACATCCAGGGGAGGAGTACGGGGGAGGCCTTCGTGCAGTTTGCTTCACAGGATATAGCTGAAAAGGCTCTAAAGAAACACAAGGAAAGAATAGGGCACAG GTACATTGAGATCTTCAAAAGTAGTCGCGCCGAGGTGCGCACTCATTACGAGCCCCAGCGCAAGCCCATGGGCATGCAGAGGCCGGGCCCCTACGACCGGCCCTCCGGCGGCCGGGGCTACAACATGATGAGCCGAGGAGGGTCTTACGACCGGGTGCGGCGCGGAGGCTACGGAGGAG GGCCTTTCGACTGCGACTCCTTTTCAGGCGTGTCTGACGGGCGCTACAACGACGGCGGCTCGTCCTTCCAGAGCACAACAGGCCACTGCGTGCACATGCGGGGCCTGCCGTACCGAGCCACCGAGACCGACATCTACAAC TTCTTCTCACCGCTCAATCCCGTGCGTGTGCACATCGAGATCGGCCCTGACGGCAGAGTGACCGGCGAGGCAGACGTGGAATTCGCCACCCACGAGGATGCTGTGGCTGCCATGTCCAAAGACAAGGCCAACATGC AGCACCGCTACGTGGAGTTGTTTCTGAACTCGACTGCAGGGGGCAGCAACGGAGGCTACGGAGGTCAGATGATGGGTGGCATGG GAAACCAGTCGTCGTACAACAGCGGCCAGATGAACTCCGGCTACTCCAGCGGCTACAACAACCAAGGCAACATGGGCGGCTACAACGACTACA GTAACCAGGGCGGGATGGGCAGCAGTTACTAcggtggcggcggcggaggaggaagcaggagcTCTATGAATGGCCTTGGAGGCGGATGGGgaatgtaa
- the rufy1 gene encoding RUN and FYVE domain-containing protein 1 gives MADESEEVNTAVDGEATERTDETPTGDENVDGPTQNMPEKPVSESSWSAPLLSLARRATETLSSGVSSSLASAPSAPSSEAENHFHSQAKLLPVLPLKDPMAIERSNLLSMMKLSIKVLIQSSLNLGRTLDSDYPPLQQFFIVLEHCLKHGLKAKKTFIGQNKSIWGPLELVERLCPESANIATSARDLPTIKTGLGRGRAWLHLALMQKKVADYMKALLDRKDLLSEFYDSGALMMEEEGAVMGGLLVGLNVIDANLCIKGEDLDSQVGVIDFSLYLKDSTNNETTKDDSKMTAILDQKHYIEELNRHLSGTVTDLQAKMDSLEKTNSKLIEELTAATDRINSLQEEQEQLKMENETIMQSSQKKEEAALQDSQVELETYKQTRQGLDEMYNVVWNQFKEEKRIHQELERELELQVALKTEMEVAMKLLEKDSHEKQDTLVALRLQLDQVKALNLQMFHKVQNSEQEAAKKQAQAEQLEKKMNEMEKAMANMEHRLKSSEQRRQESDLSDRDMRLELEGKVRSLQGQLGDLDALRVGLEQELRQEREQRQSLQRALQREQDNSAELRTQLQQLQGLHTELQDLKQEKQQLQQRCEQQEQALQEMGLHLSQSKLKMEDFKEVNKALKGHAWLKDDEATQCKQCQKEFSIARRKHHCRNCGDIYCSSCSSQELALPSYPRPVRVCDMCHSLLLQRSSSSSS, from the exons ATGGCAGACGAGTCGGAGGAAGTAAACACAGCTGTTGATGGGGAAGCTACAGAGCGGACAGACGAAACCCCGACGGGCGATGAGAATGTCGACGGCCCCACACAGAATATGCCTGAGAAGCCGGTGTCGGAGAGCAGTTGGTCCGCCCCACTGCTGTCTTTGGCGCGACGGGCCACGGAGACGCTGAGCAGCGGGGTGAGCTCCTCACTCGCCTCCGCTCCCAGCGCTCCTTCTTCTGAGGCGGAAAACCACTTCCATAGTCAAGCAAAACTTCTTCCAG TGCTGCCCCTCAAGGACCCGATGGCGATTGAAAGGTCCAACCTGCTCAGCATGATGAAGCTCAGCATCAAGGTGTTAATCCAGTCGTCCCTAAATCTGGGCAGGACGCTGGACTCGGATTACCCTCCTCTGCAGCAGTTCTTCATAGTCCTGGAGCACTGCCTCAAACATGGATTGAAAG CTAAGAAAACCTTCATTGGTCAGAACAAGTCCATATGGGGCCCTTTAGAGCTGGTTGAAAGACTGTGTCCCGAGTCAGCCAATATTGCCACCAGTGCCAGAGACCTGCCTACCATCAA AACAGGTTTGGGGAGAGGCAGAGCTTGGTTGCACTTGGCCTTGATGCAGAAGAAGGTGGCAGACTACATGAAAGCCTTGCTGGACCGTAAAGATCTTTTGAG CGAGTTTTATGACTCAGGAGCtttgatgatggaggaggaaggggcCGTGATGGGAGGACTGCTAGTGGGGCTCAACGTCATTGATGCTAACTTGTGTATAAAAGGAGAAGACCTGGACTCTCAG GTTGGAGTCATCGACTTCTCCCTTTATCTTAAAGACTCCACTAATAATGAAACTACAAAAGA TGACAGCAAGATGACGGCCATCCTGGACCAGAAACATTACATCGAGGAGCTGAATCGCCACCTGAGTGGCACCGTCACTGACCTGCAGGCCAAGATGGACTCCCTGGAGAAGACCAACAGCAAGCTGATTGAAGAG CTGACAGCAGCGACTGACCGGATCAACTCCTTGCAAGAGGaacaggagcagctgaagatgGAGAACGAGACAATCATGCAGTCCAGCCAAAAGAAAGAGGAG GCAGCACTTCAGGACAGCCAGGTGGAGCTGGAGACGTACAAGCAGACGCGGCAAGGCTTGGATGAGATGTACAACGTGGTGTGGAACCAGTTCAAGGAGGAAAAACGAATTCACCAG GAGCTGGAGCgcgagctggagctgcaggtggCTCTGAAGACTGAGATGGAGGTGGCCatgaagctgctggagaaggaCTCGCATGAGAAGCAGGACACACTGGTGGCTCTGCGCCTCCAGCTGGATCAAGTCAAGGCTCTGAACCTCCAGATGTTCCACAAAGTTCAG AACTCCGAGCAAGAGGCGGCGAAGAAGCAGGCGCAGgcggagcagctggagaagaagatgaatgaGATGGAGAAGGCCATGGCGAACATGGAGCACAG GCTGAAAAGTTCGGAGCAGCGGCGGCAGGAGAGCGACCTGTCGGACCGAGACATGCGGCTGGAGCTGGAAGGGAAAGTCCGCTCGCTTCAAGGTCAACTGGGCGACCTGGATGCACTCAG GGTGggtctggagcaggagctgcGGCAGGAGCGGGAGCAGAGGCAGAGCCTTCAGAGAGCTCTGCAGAGGGAGCAGGACAACAGCGCCGAGCTGCGCacacaactgcagcagctgcagggtcTGCACACG gagctgcaggacctgaagcaggagaagcagcagttgCAGCAGAGGTGTGAGCAGCAGGAACAGGCTTTACAGGAGATGGGGCTCCATCTCAGCCA GTCGAAGCTGAAAATGGAGGATTTCAAAGAGGTCAACAAAGCTCTGAAG GGTCACGCCTGGCTGAAGGACGACGAGGCCACGCAGTGCAAGCAGTGTCAGAAGGAGTTCTCCATCGCTCGCAGGAAG CACCACTGCAGGAACTGCGGCGACATCtactgcagcagctgctccagccAGGAGCTGGCGCTGCCCTCTTACCCTCGCCCGGTGCGGGTGTGCGACATGTGCcactcgctgctgctgcagagaagcTCATCCAGCAGCTCGTGA
- the LOC128767411 gene encoding proheparin-binding EGF-like growth factor translates to MRTLKMVLFLLHALALSRLANAAAVDRYEGNRQRQTTVINFLGPERRTEEEESRGGDGLGNTESSQEDEEYDYTEDYDTDEYDDSTSGDYDLGLPKVAMVSRPKDPSAILVSETSEGTRRRGKGRKKGKGKGKKRDPCLKKYKDYCIHGTCRYLRDIRAASCVCDASFSGERCEFFTLPVERPKEGYNRTTALAVVAVVLSSVCLVIIGLLLMLRFHKRGAYDVESEEKVKLGLTSNQ, encoded by the exons ATGAGGACTTTGAAAATGGTGCTGTTTCTCCTTCACGCTCTGG cactgTCCCGGCTGGCCAACGCCGCAGCTGTGGACAGGTATGAGGGCAACAGGCAGCGCCAGACCACGGTCATCAACTTCCTGGGTCCCGAGcggaggacagaggaggaggagagcagggggGGCGACGGCCTGGGCAACACAGAGTCCAGCCAGGAGGATGAGGAGTACGACTACACTGAGGACTACGACACGGATGAATATGACGACAGCACGTCTGGGGATTACGACCTGGGGCTGCCAAAAG TGGCCATGGTCAGCAGACCTAAGGACCCGTCCGCCATATTGGTGTCAGAAACCAGCGAGGGCACGAGGaggagaggcaaagggaggaaGAAGGGAAAAGGCAAAGGAAAGAAGAGGGATCCTTGCTTGAAGAAGTACAAGGATTACTGCATCCACGGCACCTGCCGCTACCTGAGGGACATCCGCGCAGCCTCCTGCGT GTGTGACGCAAGCTTCTCCGGCGAGAGGTGCGAGTTCTTCACGCTGCCCGTGGAGAGACCGAAGGAGGGCTACAACCGGACCACCGCTCTGGCCGTGGTGGCCGTGGTGCTGTCGTCCGTCTGCCTTGTCATCATCGGGCTGCTCTTGATGCTCAG GTTTCACAAGCGGGGAGCGTACGACGTGGAGAGTGAGGAGAAAGTCAAGTTAGGGTTAACATCAAACCAGTGA
- the LOC128767332 gene encoding heterogeneous nuclear ribonucleoprotein H-like isoform X2: protein MTDEGNVVRIRGLPWSCSVDEVQRFFSDCKILNNGSGIHFTYTREGRPSGEAFVELETEEDLKIAVKKDRETMGHRYVEVFKSNNVEMDWVMKHTGPNCPETAGDGLVRLRGLPFGCSKEEIVQFFSGLEIVPNGITLPVDIQGRSTGEAFVQFASQDIAEKALKKHKERIGHRYIEIFKSSRAEVRTHYEPQRKPMGMQRPGPYDRPSGGRGYNMMSRGGSYDRVRRGGYGGGVSDGRYNDGGSSFQSTTGHCVHMRGLPYRATETDIYNFFSPLNPVRVHIEIGPDGRVTGEADVEFATHEDAVAAMSKDKANMQHRYVELFLNSTAGGSNGGYGGQMMGGMGNQSSYNSGQMNSGYSSGYNNQGNMGGYNDYSNQGGMGSSYYGGGGGGGSRSSMNGLGGGWGM, encoded by the exons ATGACTGATGAGGGAAACGTTGTCAGAATCCGGGGCCTCCCATGGTCCTGTTCGGTGGATGAAGTGCAAAGGTTTTTTTCAG ATTGCAAAATACTCAACAACGGCAGTGGCATCCACTTCACGTACACGCGAGAGGGGCGGCCCAGCGGAGAGGCGTTTGTGGAactggagacagaagaagacctGAAAATCGCAGtgaagaaagacagagaaacCATGGGTCACAGATACGTGGAGG TGTTTAAATCGAACAACGTTGAGATGGACTGGGTCATGAAGCACACCGGTCCCAACTGTCCGGAGACGGCAGGAGACGGTCTGGTCAGACTAAGAGGCCTCCCCTTTGGCTGCAGCAAAGAGGAGATCGTCCAGTTTTTCTCAG GGTTGGAAATCGTGCCAAATGGGATAACATTGCCGGTGGACATCCAGGGGAGGAGTACGGGGGAGGCCTTCGTGCAGTTTGCTTCACAGGATATAGCTGAAAAGGCTCTAAAGAAACACAAGGAAAGAATAGGGCACAG GTACATTGAGATCTTCAAAAGTAGTCGCGCCGAGGTGCGCACTCATTACGAGCCCCAGCGCAAGCCCATGGGCATGCAGAGGCCGGGCCCCTACGACCGGCCCTCCGGCGGCCGGGGCTACAACATGATGAGCCGAGGAGGGTCTTACGACCGGGTGCGGCGCGGAGGCTACGGAGGAG GCGTGTCTGACGGGCGCTACAACGACGGCGGCTCGTCCTTCCAGAGCACAACAGGCCACTGCGTGCACATGCGGGGCCTGCCGTACCGAGCCACCGAGACCGACATCTACAAC TTCTTCTCACCGCTCAATCCCGTGCGTGTGCACATCGAGATCGGCCCTGACGGCAGAGTGACCGGCGAGGCAGACGTGGAATTCGCCACCCACGAGGATGCTGTGGCTGCCATGTCCAAAGACAAGGCCAACATGC AGCACCGCTACGTGGAGTTGTTTCTGAACTCGACTGCAGGGGGCAGCAACGGAGGCTACGGAGGTCAGATGATGGGTGGCATGG GAAACCAGTCGTCGTACAACAGCGGCCAGATGAACTCCGGCTACTCCAGCGGCTACAACAACCAAGGCAACATGGGCGGCTACAACGACTACA GTAACCAGGGCGGGATGGGCAGCAGTTACTAcggtggcggcggcggaggaggaagcaggagcTCTATGAATGGCCTTGGAGGCGGATGGGgaatgtaa